A genomic stretch from Sander vitreus isolate 19-12246 chromosome 17, sanVit1, whole genome shotgun sequence includes:
- the mzt1 gene encoding mitotic-spindle organizing protein 1: MASAANTNLNAVRETMDVLLEISRLLNTGLDMESLSICVRLCEQGINPEALSAVIKELRKASETLKASENCTN, from the exons ATGGCAAGTGCAGCAAATACAAACCTAAACGCAGTCCGGGAGACTATGGAcg TGTTGCTGGAGATCTCCAGGTTGCTGAACACAGGTTTGGACATGGAGTCTCTGTCCAtatgtgtgagactgtgtgagCAGGGCATCAACCCAGAAGCTTTGTCTGCAGTCATCAAAGAACTGCGTAAAGCTTCTGAAACCCTCAAG gCTTCTGAAAACTGCACTAACTGA